A window of Plantibacter sp. PA-3-X8 genomic DNA:
GCGACGAGCATCCCGCAGCAGTTCGACGACCCGTCGCTCGCGGCCGTCGTCGTCGGGACCTCCTACTTCGACCCGAGCCAGGGCATCACGAAGGACGACGCACTCTTCCTCGACGACTCGCTCTCCGAGAAGAACCTGCCCTACGTCAACGTCATCGCCACCCGCGAGGAGGACAAGGACAACCCGGCCTGGAAGATCCTCGAGGACACCTACGCCGACCCGCGCGTCGCCGAGGCGCTCGACGACGAGTTCGCCGGGAACTCGATCCTCGTGAAGGTTCCGGTGAAGGACCTCCGCGACAAACTCGCCGAGCTCCAAGCCGAAGCCGAGTAGGACGACGGCGGCCGATCATCGCCTCCCGCGATGATCGGCCGCCACCACGCAGTGGCCGTCCGGGGTCTCCTGGACGGCCCTCCCGCGAGAGGAGCAGGTGATGAACACAGCAATCGTCTTCGAGGACGTCAGCAAGACGTTCGAGGTGAAGGGCCGTGCCTTCGAGGCGCTGCGCCGCGTCGACCTGACGGTCGAGCGGGGTGAGATCTTCGGCATCGTCGGATACTCCGGCGCCGGGAAGTCGACGCTCCTGCGCACCGTCAACGCCCTCGAGCGGCCGACGAGCGGGCGGGTCATCGTCGAGGGGCTCGAGATCTCCGCACTCGCCGGGCAGGCGCTCTACGCCGCGCGTCAGCGGATCGGCATGATCTTCCAGCAGTTCAACCTCCTGGAGTCCCGGACCGTCTACAAGAACATCGCCTACCCGCTCAAACTCGCGAAGGTGCCGGACGCCGAGATCGTCGACCGCGTCGAAGAACTGCTCGCGTTCGTCGGGCTGAGCGACAAAGCGCTCGCCTACCCGTCGCAACTCTCCGGCGGGCAGAAGCAGCGGGTCGGCATCGCCCGCGCCCTCGCCACCCGCCCGGAGATCCTCATCTCCGACGAGGCCACCAGCGCCCTCGACCCGCAGACGACCGGCGAGGTCCTCGAGCTCCTCCGGCGCGTGAACGAGGAGTACGGCGTCACGATCCTGCTCGTCACCCACGAGATCGACGTCATCCGCGAACTCGCCGACCGGGTCGCCGTCATGGAGGACGGCGAGGTCGTGGAGCAGGGCAGTGTGTACGAGGTGTTCTCGGCACCACGCACCGCGACCGCGCGACGCTTCGTCTCGTCGGTGCTCCACCACATCCCCTCCGACGACGTGCTCGCGAAGATCCGGGCCGTCCACCACGGCCGCCTGGTCCAGCTGCACGTCGAGGACCGCGACACCAACCACCCGTTCCTCTCGCGGGTCGCACGCGACAACGACATCGACTTCAACGTCGTGTTCGGCGGCGTCGACGAACTCCAGGGGCGACTGTTCGGCAGTCTCACGGTCGAGCTGCTCGGACCGGACGACCGCGTGGACGCCGCCATCGCGGGGCTCCGAGCCACGGCGACCGTCACCGCGATCGACCCTGCGCCGACCGCGTCGTTCCCTAAGCCTGCACCGATTCCTGAGCCCACGCCGGTCCCTGAGCCTGCACCGGTCCCTGAGCCTGTCGAAGGGCATGAACCGCTCGCCGAGGACCCCACCACGCTGAAGGAGCACACCCATGCGTGACTTCGATCCCGACGCGTTCTTCCCGCGTCTCCTCAAGGCCATCGGGGAGACCGGCCTCATGGTCTCCGTGTCCTTCGCCGTCGCGACGGTCATCGGGATCCTGCTGGGCCTCCTGCTCTACGCGAGCCGGCCCGGCAACCTCCTGCAGAACCGCGTCGTGTTCGGCGTCCTCAACTTCGTCATCAACGTCATCCGACCGGTGCCCTTCCTCATCGTCGCGATCGCGCTCATCCCGCTCACGCGGCTCGTGTTCGGCACCGGCCTCGGACCGCTTCCGGCGACGATCCCGCTCATCCTCGTCGCGAGCGTCGCCATCGGTCGCGTCTCCGAGTCGAACCTCGTCGCCGTCTCACCGGGTGCCATCGAGGCAGGTGCGGCCATGGGGGCGAGCCCCGTGCGGGTGCTGTTCACGATCGTCGTGCCCGAGGCGCTCGGCCCACTCATCCTCGGACTGACCTACATCCTCGTCGCCCTCGTCGATGCGACGGCCGTGGCCGGTGTGCTCGGCGGCGGCGGCCTCGGCGACCTCGCCATGACCTACGGTTACCAGCGGTTCGACTGGATCGTCGTCGGGCTCGTGGTCGTCACGCTCGTCCTGCTCGTGCAGCTCGCCCAGTTGCTCGGCAACGTGCTGGCGAAGCGGGTGCTGCACCGATGAGCGCCGACGACTTCGACTCGTTCCTCTCCTCCATCCGCGGCGGCGCCGTGTCGCGCGAGACCGACCGGCGGCTCCTGTTCGACGAGGTCACCGAGCTCAAGCACCTGGGCTTCGCCGCAGCCAGAGTCCCCGTCGCGTCCGGCGGCGACGGGCTCACGCTCGAGCAGCTGTTCGCGCGACTCATCGCGCTCTCGGCGGCGGACTCGAGCCTCGGGCACGTCTGGCGGGGACACATCCTGTTCGTCGAGGCGCTGCTCGCTTCGCCCGACGCCGCCTATCGGGAGCACTGGTTCACCCGGCTGAGCGCCGGCGACCTCGTCGGGAACGCACAGTCGGAGCGGCACGCGACCGCGCACCTCGAGACCGTCCTCGACCGCGACGGCGAACTCCTCACGGTGACCGGCACGAAGTACTACACGACCGGCAGCATCTACGCCGACTGGATCTACCTGTCCGCGCTCGACGGGACCGACCGCGTCGCCGTGACCGTCTCCGCGCACGATCCTGGCACCCGCTCGGTGGACGACTGGGACGGCTTCGGACAACCGTTGACCGGAAGCGGGACGACCACCTTCGACCGCGTACCGGTGGACCCGCGCGACCTCGTCGTCCACAGCGGCGACGCGGCGGGGTGGCACCGGACGGGAGCCCTCCAACAGCTCATCCTGCTCGGTGTGGTGGCGGGCATCGCGCAACGTGCCCTCGAGGACACCGTCGACTACGTGCGTGCCAGGCGACGGACCGTCGGCCACGCGGGCGAGCACCTGCCGCGGGAGGATCCGCTCGTGCAGTCGATCGTGGGTCAGCTGAGCAGCGTCGTGCACACGGCCCGCGCGCTCGTCCTCGCGTCCGCTCGAACCTTGGACGGGCCGGCCACCGATCCCGACGCCGCGCGTTCGGCGCTCCTGGAGGTCTTCCGCGTCCAGCAGGTCGTCCTCCCGCTCGTCCTCGATGCGCTCAGTCGCCTGTTCGAGGTCGGTGGTGCCTCCGCCGTCGGCCGGTCGACCGCGCTGGACCGGCACTGGCGGAACGTCCGGACGATCGCCTCCCACAATCCCGCCGTGCAGCGTTCGGCGGCACTCGGGCAGTTCGAACTCAACGGCACCCTGCCCGAGTGGCAGGCTCCGGGGGCGCGGCCCGAGACCGAGTCCGTTCCGGCGGATGGAGAGCAGGCATGAGCGAGACGGCGACGATCGACCGGGACCTGGCGCAGCGGTTCGCACCGCTCTTCGACGAGCTCGGGCGGGACACCGTCGAGCGGGAGCACGAGCGCCGTCTGCCGTATGCCGAGGTGGAGGCACTGCGGCAAGCAGGCTTCACCCGAGTGACGCTGCCACGACGATATGGTGGCGAGGAGGCCACGCACGGCGAGCTGTTCGAGCTGCTCGCCGAGCTGGCCAGACGCGACCCGAACCTCGCGCAGCTGTTCCGCTCCCACTTCTCCTACATCGACCGCACCCTGCACGCGCCGGCGTCTGCGGACCGCGAGGCGCGCCTGGCCCGGCTGGCCGACGGAGCCATCGTCGGCAACGCGAGCCACGAGCGGTCGACCGCGAAGGTGGGATCCCTCGCCACCCGACTCACCGAGACGCCGGGCGGTCTCCGACTGAACGGCACCAAGTTCTACAGCACGGGCACCCTGTTCGCCGACCTCGTCGGGGTCGCCGCCGAACAGGACGGCGAGTTCGTCTCGGTGCTCGTGGAGACGGACGCCACGGGTGTCGATCGGATCGACGATTGGACCGGGTTCGGACAACGACTGACGGGCAGCGGCACCACCGTCTTCACGGAGGTCGCCGTCGACGCGTCGGCGGTGACCCGGCGCGAGCCGGAACGCCCCTCGCACGGCGGCGCGTTCGTGCAGCTGGTCCTGCTGGCGGCGGTGACGGGCATCGGCCGCGCCATCGTCGACGACGCCGGCGCGTTCGTCCGCACGCGGACCAGGACCTACAGCCACGGTGCGGCGTCGACCGCCCAGGCCGACCCGATCGTGCAGGAGGTTGTCGGTGAGCTGTCGGCGAAGTCGTTCGCCGCCGATGCCGCGCTGGCCGCCGCGACGACCGCACTGGGGCGTTCGAGCGCGGCGATCCTCGGTGCCGAACCGGATCTCGTCCAGGAACGGATCGCCGCCGTCGAACTCGCGACGGCGCGCGCGCAGCTCGTGATCCTGCCCGCCGTGCTCGACGCCGCGACCGCCCTGTTCGACGTCGGCGGTGCGAGCGCCGTCGAGACGCACCGGGCGCTCGACCGGCACTGGCGGAACGCCCGCACGATCGCCTCGCACAACCCGTCCCGCTTCAAGGCCAGGTCGATCGGCGACCACGTCGTGAACGGGACGCCGATCGCCTCCTGGTGGAGCACCGGCGAGGCCTGACGCCCCGCCGGTCACACCCGTCGACAAGCGGTTCCTGAGCCTGTCGAAGGGCAGGAACCACTTGTCGAGGGGCTACTTCAGCCCGGAGAACGCCAGCCCGTCGATCACCCGGCGCTGGAGCACGATGAACAGGATGAGTACCGGTGCCATCGCGAGGATCGACGCGGCCATCATCACCGGGTAGTCCGTCGTCTTGTCGCTCGTGAGCGTCGCGAGACCGGCGGCGAGCGGCATCGAGTTCGCGTACGTGGAGACCACGAGCGGCCAGAGCAGTTCGTTCCACGACCAGAGCACGGTCGTGATCGCGAGGACGCTGATGCTGGGCCTCGCGAGCGGCAGCATGATCTTCCAGAAGATCTGGAAGGGCCCGGCGCCGTCGATCCGCGCCGCCTCCTCGAGCTCCGTCGGCAGGTTCAGGAACGCCGTCCGCATGAGGAACGTGCCGAACGCGCTGAACAGGCCGGGTGCGACGATGCCGAGCGTGGTGTTCAGCCAGCCGAAGCCCTGCACGATCTGGTACTGCGAGATGAGATACGCCTGCGACGGCACCATGAGGATCGACAGCGTCACGGCGAGCAGCACCGCGCGCCCGCGGAACCGCATCCGCGCGAACGCGTACCCCGCCATCGTGCAGAGGACGATCTGCGCGAGCGTCCTGATCACGGTGATGACGATCGACGTGCGCAGCTGGTCGAGGAACGGGAGGCGCTCGAACACCGCGGCGTAGTTCTGCCACTGCAGTTCGGCCGGCCAGAACGTGGGGACCACGCTCTGCACCTCCGCGTTCGTCGACAGCGACATGATGATCTGCCAGATGAACGGGAACGCCATGATGAGGCCACCGACGCCGAGCACGATGTGGGCGACGACGTGCGACCCGCGACGCTGGCCGGGGCGACCGGCCTCGCGGCGTCGCGCGGACGCAGCGGACGGACGACCCGAACCCGGAACGGTGACGGCACGGGTGGTGAGCGGTGCTGTGGCCGTGAGTTGCTCAGTCATTGTTCACCCATCGTTTCTGGAGCCGGAACTGGAGGAGCGTCACGAGTCCGATGATCAGGAAGATCACGATCGCGATCGCCGCCGCGTACCCCTTGTCGTTCTGGACGAAGCCCTGGTCGTAGAAGAAGTAGACGAGCGACATGCTCTTCGGGAGCACCGGGTTGGTGCTGCCGAGGATCGCGTACAGCAGGTCGAAGAGCTGGAAGCTCGAGATGACCGTGATGATCGTGACGAAGAAGATGCTCGGAGTGAGCAGCGGCACCGTGATCGAGCGGAACTGCCGCCACCGGGTGGCGCCGTCGAGCTCGGCCGCCTCGTAGAGCTCCGGTGCGATGTTCTTGAGTCCGGACGCCAGGATGATCATCGAGAAGCCGAGCGACGACCAGAGGCCGACGATCGCCACGGCGAACATCGCGGTGCCCGGCGTGCTGATCCAGTAGGGGCCGTCGATGCCGACGAGCGACAGCGTGTAGTTGAGGATGCCGAAGTCACCGTTGAAGATGATCCGCCAGACGATGGCCACGGCGGTCGGCATCGCGACGTACGGCAGGAAGAACAGCACCCGGTAGAAACTCGCGAACCGCAGGCCGGGGAGGTTCAACAGGCTCGCGAGGTAGACGGCGATCGGAATGCCGAGGAGGACCACCGCCGTGTAGATCAGCGTGTTGCCGAGGGAGGCGTAGAGCCGCGGGTCGGCGAACAACCGGACGTAGTTCTCGACACCCGTGAAGGTGGTTCCGCCGAAGACGCCCCACTCGGTGAACGAGTAGTAGGCGGTCTGGATCATCGGCCAGATGAAGAAGACGCCGATGCCGGTGAGGAGCGGGAGGACGAAGATCCACGGCCAGGCACCCTCGCCCCGGGCGGCACCCCGCCGGGCCACTCTCCGTGAGGAGAGCGGCGCCGACGGGGTGCGCAGCACGGTCTGACCGGTCACTTCTTGGCCAGCGCTGCGTTCATCTGCTCGGCGATGTCCTTCGCCACATCGGCGACGGGCTTGTCGCCGCTGAACGCGTCGGGCAGGAGCTCGACCTCGAGCGCGTTCCACGCGGCGGTGTTCTCCGACACCGGCAGCGGCTTGGCGTAGTCGAGGGCGTCGAGGAAGACCTGCAGGTTCATCGTCGGGTAGGAGTCGACGAAGGACTGCTGCGTGCCGGTGAAGGCGGGGATGACGGCGCCGAGGTCGCCCTGCTGCTGCTGGGCCTCCTCGCTCGCCAGAAACACCTGCAGTGCCTGAGCGGCCTGCTTGTTCTTGCTCGCCGCCGCGACGACGTTCGAGACGCCGTGGATGACCGTCGCCTGCTCCTTGCCGGTGGGCAGCGGGAAGGCCTGCGTGGTGGCGGCGACATCGGACTCACCGACGAGGGGTCGCAGCCAGCTGCCGCCCCAGTACATGGCGACCTTGCCCGAGGTGAACCACTGGTCGGCCGGCGTGTCCGTCAGCTGCTGCATGCTGGGCGAGGAGCCGTTCGCGATGAGGTCGGTCCAGAACTGGAGCCCTTCCTGGGCCTCGGGGCTGTCGTACTCGGACTCGGTCTGGTCGGCGTTGATGACCTCGCCGCCGGCCTGCAGGATCGTGTTGTAGTAGGTGGTTTGTCCGTCCATGCCGCCGGCGGCACCGTAGACGCCCTGGTCCTTGAGGTTCGTCGAGATCGTCTGCGCGGCGGTGTCGAAGTCGTCCCAGGTCCAGTCGTCGGCGGGCAGCGCGACGCCGGCCTGCTCGAAGAGCGCCGTGTTGACCCAGACGCCGACGGTGTCGAAGTCCTTCGGCACGCCGTACTGGGTGTCGTCGAGCGAGTACAGCTCGTTCAGGGCCTCGGGGTAGTTCTTCGGGTCGATGTCGCCCGCCTTCACGGCGCCGGTGATCGGCTCGATCTTGCCGTTCGCCGCGTAGACCTGGAAGTTCGGCCCGTTCAACCAGAAGAGGTCGGGCAGGGTGTCGCTCGAGGCCTGCGTCTGGAGCTTCGACCAGTACGAGGCCCAGGGCGTGACGTTCACGTTGACGGTGATGTCGGGGTAGACCTTGTTGAAGGCCTCGATGTTGGCGTCGATCGCCTCGACCTGGGCCTGATCCCAGACACCGTAGGTGATCTCGGCCTTGAGGTCCTTCGGGGCGGCGGCGTACTCGCCACCGGTGGCGCCCCCTCCCCCGGTGCTGCAGCCGGCGGTGAGCGCGGCGGCGGCGAGGAGGCCGATGCCGCTGAGGATGGCACGGCGTCGGTTGCGACCGCCGGGTGCGGCGTTGCGGTTCATGAACGGCGAAGGCATGACTGGAGTCCTTTCGAGGTGCGCTACCGGGCGGCGGCGTCGAGGGAGTGCGGTGCGGTGCGGGCGGTGAGGGAGGAGAAGTACTCGACGAGTGCGGGGTCGAGTGGCGGGACGTCGAGCGGGATCGAACCGTTGCGGAGGGAGTGTGCGGCGAGGGCACCGGCGGCGACGGCCTGGCGTGCGGCGACCGGCGACAAGGTGGTCGGGGTGCCGTCGGCGACGAAGGCGAGGAACTCGTTCATCGTGTCGAGATCGGCGTCGGCGTGCCCCTCCTCGACGCCCGCGATCGGGTACTCGACGTCGCCCTCGGTGCTCCAGGTGCGACGACGGTTCCAGACCTTGACGGTGCCACCGGCGGTGTCGCCGATGTTCTCGAGCCGGCCGTGCGTCCCGATGACGGTGTAGTTCCGCCAGTAGTCGGGGGTGAAGTGGCACTGCTCGTAGCTGGCGGTGATCCCGTGCTCGAGGGTCATGAGCATCATCGAGACGTCTTCGACGTCGACCACGGGGTTCAGGCCTCGCTGCGCCTCGGGCGGCCAGTTGTCGTACGAGAACCAGTCGGCCATGGTCTGGCCGCTGCGGTCCTCGTGATCGTCGATGTCGCCGTAGACCGCGAGGTCGCCCATCGCGACGACGCGCTGCGTGTACGCGCCGGCGAGGAAGTGGACGACGTCGATGTCGTGGCTCGCCTTCTGCAGGAGCAGGGTGTTCACGCGCGAGCGGTCGGCGTGCCAGTCCTTGAAGTAGTAGTCGCCGCCGTTGCCGACGAAGTGGCGCACCCAGACGGACTTGACCGCGCCGATCTCGCCGCGCTCGATGACCTCGTGCATGAGCCGGACGACCGCCGCATGCCGGAAGTTGTGCCCGACGTAGAGCGGCGTCCGCGACTCGTAGGCGGCCTGGAGGACCGCGTCGGCGTCGTCGAGCGTGATCGCGAGCGGCTTCTCCAAGTAGACCGCGATGCCGGCGCGCAGCAGGTCGACCGCGATCTCCTTGTGGGTCCAGTCGGGCGTCGTCACGATCGCCGCGTCGACACCGCCCTGCGCGATGAGCGCCTCGTGGGAGTCGAACACCTCGATGTCGTCGCCGAACAGCTGCCGTGCCCGACCGCGACCGATCTCGGTGGTGTCGACCGCCGCGACGACCGATGCGGACGTGGGGCTCGTGGCGACGTGTTCGGCGATGTAGGCCCGCTGGCCGGTGCCGATGACGGCGACCCGGAGGCCTTCTGGGGTGGTGGCTGGTGCAGTGCTCACTCGATCACATCCGCTTCCTTGCGTGAAGTTGATTCATATGATGCCAAAACGATCATGAAATGACAATAGGCGATCACAGCGCTGACGCAAGTGCGGGGTGGCCGATGTGGAGAGGTTTTACCGTGCGGAAACATGGGGAGCGGGGTCGCACTTCGACAGGCTCAGTGACCGGGAGGGGATGGCTCAGCGGCCGAGAGGGGGCTCAACGAGCGGGAGGGTGGGGCACTTCGACAGGCTCAGTGACCGGGAAGGGCCGCTCAGTGACCAGGAGGGGGCGGCTCAGCGACCGGAAGGAGAGGACTCAGGCGGCGATGATGAGCTCGACGCCGGCCGCGGCCAGGGCGTCGGCGAGTGTCGGATCCACAGGCTGGTCGGTGACGAGCACGTCGATGCGGTCGAGCGGGCAGATGCGGGCGAAGGTCGCCTTCGTCATCTTGGTGCTGTCGGCGACCACGATGACCCGCTTCGCGACCTTGACGAACTCCTGGCTCACCGAGGCCTCACCCTCGTGGAGGGTGGTGGCGCCGAACTGCGCGCTCAAGCCGTCGACGCCCAGGATCGCGACGTCGAGGGCGATCTCGGCGAGCGCCCCCGCGACGAGCGATCCCACGAGTTCATAGGACTGGCGTCGTGCGACGCCGCCCGTCACGACGATCTTCACGTGCGAGCGCACGGACAGTTCGAAGGCGATGTTGAGCGCGTTCGTCACGATCGTGACCGAGGCGTCGCCGTCCGAACGGACGAGGTGCTCGCTCCGCCCGATCACGCGCGCGACCTCACTCGTGGTGGTACCGCCGTTGAGTCCGACGGCGTCGCCGACGTTGATCAGGGCGGCCGTGGCCTTCGCGATGGCCATCTTGGCGTCGGCCTGGCGGGCGATCTTGTACTGCAGCGGCAGCTCGTAGCCGGTGCCGAGGGCGGCGGCACCGCCGTGGGTCCGCGTGACGAGTCGCTGTTCGGCGAGCGCCGTCAGGTCGCGGCGGGCGGTGGCCGCGGAGATGCCGAGCGCTTCGCCGATCTCGGCGATCGTCACGTTGCCGCGTTCGCTCACGAGCTCGAGCAGGGCGTTGAGTCGCTGTTGCTGCGTCATCTGTCCTGCTTTTCCGGTCGGGTCGGGCGTACTGTGACCATCATATGGGCGCTCAGG
This region includes:
- a CDS encoding carbohydrate ABC transporter permease, whose protein sequence is MTEQLTATAPLTTRAVTVPGSGRPSAASARRREAGRPGQRRGSHVVAHIVLGVGGLIMAFPFIWQIIMSLSTNAEVQSVVPTFWPAELQWQNYAAVFERLPFLDQLRTSIVITVIRTLAQIVLCTMAGYAFARMRFRGRAVLLAVTLSILMVPSQAYLISQYQIVQGFGWLNTTLGIVAPGLFSAFGTFLMRTAFLNLPTELEEAARIDGAGPFQIFWKIMLPLARPSISVLAITTVLWSWNELLWPLVVSTYANSMPLAAGLATLTSDKTTDYPVMMAASILAMAPVLILFIVLQRRVIDGLAFSGLK
- a CDS encoding methionine ABC transporter permease, translated to MRDFDPDAFFPRLLKAIGETGLMVSVSFAVATVIGILLGLLLYASRPGNLLQNRVVFGVLNFVINVIRPVPFLIVAIALIPLTRLVFGTGLGPLPATIPLILVASVAIGRVSESNLVAVSPGAIEAGAAMGASPVRVLFTIVVPEALGPLILGLTYILVALVDATAVAGVLGGGGLGDLAMTYGYQRFDWIVVGLVVVTLVLLVQLAQLLGNVLAKRVLHR
- a CDS encoding sugar ABC transporter substrate-binding protein, coding for MPSPFMNRNAAPGGRNRRRAILSGIGLLAAAALTAGCSTGGGGATGGEYAAAPKDLKAEITYGVWDQAQVEAIDANIEAFNKVYPDITVNVNVTPWASYWSKLQTQASSDTLPDLFWLNGPNFQVYAANGKIEPITGAVKAGDIDPKNYPEALNELYSLDDTQYGVPKDFDTVGVWVNTALFEQAGVALPADDWTWDDFDTAAQTISTNLKDQGVYGAAGGMDGQTTYYNTILQAGGEVINADQTESEYDSPEAQEGLQFWTDLIANGSSPSMQQLTDTPADQWFTSGKVAMYWGGSWLRPLVGESDVAATTQAFPLPTGKEQATVIHGVSNVVAAASKNKQAAQALQVFLASEEAQQQQGDLGAVIPAFTGTQQSFVDSYPTMNLQVFLDALDYAKPLPVSENTAAWNALEVELLPDAFSGDKPVADVAKDIAEQMNAALAKK
- a CDS encoding carbohydrate ABC transporter permease encodes the protein MTGQTVLRTPSAPLSSRRVARRGAARGEGAWPWIFVLPLLTGIGVFFIWPMIQTAYYSFTEWGVFGGTTFTGVENYVRLFADPRLYASLGNTLIYTAVVLLGIPIAVYLASLLNLPGLRFASFYRVLFFLPYVAMPTAVAIVWRIIFNGDFGILNYTLSLVGIDGPYWISTPGTAMFAVAIVGLWSSLGFSMIILASGLKNIAPELYEAAELDGATRWRQFRSITVPLLTPSIFFVTIITVISSFQLFDLLYAILGSTNPVLPKSMSLVYFFYDQGFVQNDKGYAAAIAIVIFLIIGLVTLLQFRLQKRWVNND
- a CDS encoding DeoR/GlpR family DNA-binding transcription regulator, producing MTQQQRLNALLELVSERGNVTIAEIGEALGISAATARRDLTALAEQRLVTRTHGGAAALGTGYELPLQYKIARQADAKMAIAKATAALINVGDAVGLNGGTTTSEVARVIGRSEHLVRSDGDASVTIVTNALNIAFELSVRSHVKIVVTGGVARRQSYELVGSLVAGALAEIALDVAILGVDGLSAQFGATTLHEGEASVSQEFVKVAKRVIVVADSTKMTKATFARICPLDRIDVLVTDQPVDPTLADALAAAGVELIIAA
- a CDS encoding Gfo/Idh/MocA family protein yields the protein MSTAPATTPEGLRVAVIGTGQRAYIAEHVATSPTSASVVAAVDTTEIGRGRARQLFGDDIEVFDSHEALIAQGGVDAAIVTTPDWTHKEIAVDLLRAGIAVYLEKPLAITLDDADAVLQAAYESRTPLYVGHNFRHAAVVRLMHEVIERGEIGAVKSVWVRHFVGNGGDYYFKDWHADRSRVNTLLLQKASHDIDVVHFLAGAYTQRVVAMGDLAVYGDIDDHEDRSGQTMADWFSYDNWPPEAQRGLNPVVDVEDVSMMLMTLEHGITASYEQCHFTPDYWRNYTVIGTHGRLENIGDTAGGTVKVWNRRRTWSTEGDVEYPIAGVEEGHADADLDTMNEFLAFVADGTPTTLSPVAARQAVAAGALAAHSLRNGSIPLDVPPLDPALVEYFSSLTARTAPHSLDAAAR
- a CDS encoding methionine ABC transporter ATP-binding protein, which produces MNTAIVFEDVSKTFEVKGRAFEALRRVDLTVERGEIFGIVGYSGAGKSTLLRTVNALERPTSGRVIVEGLEISALAGQALYAARQRIGMIFQQFNLLESRTVYKNIAYPLKLAKVPDAEIVDRVEELLAFVGLSDKALAYPSQLSGGQKQRVGIARALATRPEILISDEATSALDPQTTGEVLELLRRVNEEYGVTILLVTHEIDVIRELADRVAVMEDGEVVEQGSVYEVFSAPRTATARRFVSSVLHHIPSDDVLAKIRAVHHGRLVQLHVEDRDTNHPFLSRVARDNDIDFNVVFGGVDELQGRLFGSLTVELLGPDDRVDAAIAGLRATATVTAIDPAPTASFPKPAPIPEPTPVPEPAPVPEPVEGHEPLAEDPTTLKEHTHA
- a CDS encoding acyl-CoA dehydrogenase family protein, which translates into the protein MSETATIDRDLAQRFAPLFDELGRDTVEREHERRLPYAEVEALRQAGFTRVTLPRRYGGEEATHGELFELLAELARRDPNLAQLFRSHFSYIDRTLHAPASADREARLARLADGAIVGNASHERSTAKVGSLATRLTETPGGLRLNGTKFYSTGTLFADLVGVAAEQDGEFVSVLVETDATGVDRIDDWTGFGQRLTGSGTTVFTEVAVDASAVTRREPERPSHGGAFVQLVLLAAVTGIGRAIVDDAGAFVRTRTRTYSHGAASTAQADPIVQEVVGELSAKSFAADAALAAATTALGRSSAAILGAEPDLVQERIAAVELATARAQLVILPAVLDAATALFDVGGASAVETHRALDRHWRNARTIASHNPSRFKARSIGDHVVNGTPIASWWSTGEA